A stretch of the Acidilobus sp. 7A genome encodes the following:
- a CDS encoding tRNA(Ile)(2)-agmatinylcytidine synthase: MAEQLISVAIDDTDSQYGGCTTHLTGLVLSELRGKVRLADYPLLVRLNPNIPWRTRGNAATVLRLLYDGDPQDLLELAWSMALEYTQPRPPLPGKSPGVVVYVGRPWELERLRWLYRKALSDVVTFDVATKALEGGRALWRGGRGVIGAASSLAALAPGDPYTFELTFYRRPEAWGTRRCVSSPKVIELEGLSHGTLNNVELDKELTSAAPGGPDPVLAGFRGTDAEELWKFEEALCERPHFAVLYRSNQHTGVHASPLRPLVYRSVSMKVTVSSRPLKLPGGHVIVEARAADGDVYDIAFYEDSGPLARAAGLLRPGDVIEVVGGVRPYSPRGRPTVSAELMSVLSLADEFVEVAPRCPRCGSRMESAGKGKGYRCPRCGFSLPEGGRLRLSLTRELMPGHYYYRGGRARHLTPVGASLPVLRELQSVKVDDVMRTY, translated from the coding sequence GTGGCTGAGCAGCTGATCAGTGTTGCGATAGACGACACTGACAGCCAGTACGGCGGCTGCACCACGCACCTCACGGGGCTGGTCCTTTCCGAGCTCAGGGGTAAGGTTAGGCTGGCCGACTATCCCCTCCTCGTCAGACTTAACCCAAACATACCGTGGAGAACCAGGGGCAACGCCGCCACGGTCCTCAGGCTACTCTATGATGGGGACCCCCAGGACCTCCTCGAGCTTGCGTGGTCAATGGCTCTGGAGTACACACAGCCCCGCCCTCCCCTCCCGGGCAAGTCGCCCGGCGTCGTAGTATACGTGGGGAGGCCCTGGGAGTTGGAGAGGCTCAGGTGGCTCTACAGGAAGGCGCTCTCAGATGTCGTCACCTTTGACGTGGCGACGAAGGCCCTTGAGGGAGGTAGGGCCCTGTGGCGCGGCGGGAGGGGGGTGATAGGGGCGGCCTCCTCCCTCGCCGCCCTGGCGCCTGGTGACCCCTACACGTTTGAGCTGACCTTCTACAGGAGGCCCGAGGCATGGGGCACAAGGAGGTGCGTAAGCTCACCCAAGGTAATAGAGCTTGAGGGCCTCAGCCACGGGACTCTGAACAACGTAGAGCTTGATAAGGAGCTGACTAGCGCCGCGCCCGGGGGGCCTGACCCAGTGCTCGCGGGCTTCAGGGGCACGGACGCTGAGGAGCTGTGGAAGTTTGAGGAGGCGCTCTGCGAGAGGCCCCACTTCGCGGTCCTTTACAGGTCAAACCAGCACACCGGGGTCCACGCGTCCCCGCTAAGGCCGCTGGTTTACCGCTCCGTCTCTATGAAGGTCACTGTGAGCTCGAGGCCCCTGAAGCTGCCTGGGGGCCACGTCATAGTTGAGGCCAGGGCAGCCGACGGTGATGTCTATGATATTGCCTTCTATGAGGACTCGGGGCCGCTGGCCAGGGCCGCCGGGCTGCTAAGGCCAGGGGATGTGATAGAGGTGGTTGGGGGCGTCAGGCCGTACTCCCCAAGGGGAAGGCCCACGGTCTCAGCCGAGCTCATGTCAGTCCTGAGCCTGGCTGATGAGTTCGTTGAAGTGGCTCCTAGGTGCCCCAGGTGCGGGTCCAGGATGGAGAGCGCCGGGAAGGGCAAGGGCTACAGGTGCCCCAGGTGCGGCTTCTCCTTGCCTGAGGGGGGTAGGCTCAGGCTTTCGCTGACGAGGGAGCTGATGCCCGGGCACTACTACTACAGGGGGGGCAGAGCAAGACACCTGACTCCCGTAGGTGCCAGTCTGCCGGTGCTCCGGGAGCTACAGTCAGTGAAGGTCGATGATGTAATGAGGACCTACTGA